Proteins encoded by one window of Myxocyprinus asiaticus isolate MX2 ecotype Aquarium Trade chromosome 35, UBuf_Myxa_2, whole genome shotgun sequence:
- the LOC127426350 gene encoding adenosine receptor A1-like, whose protein sequence is MPDILSLYIAMEVLTALFSVTGNVMVVWAVRINRSLRDTTIYFIVSLALADIAVGALVIPLAITISIGLKTHFYSCLLVACTVLVLTQSSILALLAIAIDRYLRVKIPMSYKRVVTPKRAGTAVVVCWMVAIVVGLMPMLGWNNLEKLRQTNGTLGADHLVTCEFENVISMEYMVYFNFFGWVLPPLVLMLLIYAEIFYMIHKQLNKKVTINQTDPTRYYGKELKLAKSLALVLFLFAVSWLPLHILNCITLFCPDCDNSTYLLYIAILLSHGNSAVNPIVYAFRIKKFQNAFVKIWKQYVCCMEVTHLDDRPSLRRDSKERRLRHNDI, encoded by the exons ATGCCAGATATCTTGTCTCTTTACATTGCAATGGAAGTGCTCACTGCTCTTTTTTCtgtcactgggaatgtgatggtGGTCTGGGCGGTGAGAATTAACCGATCTTTACGGGACACGACCATTTACTTCATCGTCAGTCTGGCTCTGGCGGACATTGCTGTTGGAGCACTTGTCATTCCTCTGGCTATAACCATAAGCATCGGATTGAAGACTCATTTTTATAGCTGTCTGCTTGTGGCATGTACTGTACTGGTTCTTACTCAAAGTTCAATACTTGCCCTCCTGGCTATTGCTATTGACCGCTATCTGAGGGTCAAGATACCAATGAG cTATAAAAGAGTGGTGACTCCAAAACGTGCAGGCACAGCAGTGGTGGTGTGCTGGATGGTGGCCATTGTAGTTGGCCTGATGCCCATGTTGGGCTGGAACAATCTGGAGAAGCTACGGCAAACCAACGGCACTCTGGGAGCTGACCATCTTGTAACCTGTGAGTTTGAGAATGTCATCAGTATGGAGTACATGGTCTACTTCAACTTCTTCGGCTGGGTTCTGCCACCTCTCGTGCTCATGTTGCTCATCTACGCTGAGATATTCTACATGATTCACAAGCAGCTTAATAAGAAAGTCACTATCAACCAGACTGACCCTACCCGATATTACGGAAAAGAACTAAAGCTCGCAAAATCTCTCGCGCTGGTACTCTTTTTGTTTGCTGTTAGCTGGTTGCCTTTGCATATCCTGAATTGCATCACTCTCTTCTGCCCTGATTGTGACAATTCCACATACCTCCTCTATATTGCTATCTTACTCAGTCACGGCAACTCTGCCGTCAATCCCATTGTTTATGCATTTCGCATTAAAAAATTCCAGAATGCTTTCGTTAAGATCTGGAAACAGTACGTGTGCTGCATGGAGGTTACACATCTGGATGATCGGCCCAGCCTTCGTAGAGATAGTAAAGAGAGAAGACTGCGGCACAATGACATCTGA